In Parafrankia irregularis, one genomic interval encodes:
- a CDS encoding heavy-metal-associated domain-containing protein: protein MSETTYTVTGMTCAHCVASVSEELGEIAGVTDVAVDLGSGAVTVTSDRQLDPVEVRTAVEEAGYQLVG, encoded by the coding sequence ATGAGCGAGACCACCTACACCGTGACCGGCATGACCTGTGCGCACTGCGTCGCCTCGGTCAGCGAGGAACTCGGCGAGATCGCCGGCGTCACCGACGTGGCGGTGGACCTGGGCTCCGGCGCCGTCACGGTGACCAGTGACCGGCAGCTCGATCCGGTCGAGGTTCGTACCGCGGTCGAGGAAGCCGGCTACCAGCTCGTCGGCTGA
- a CDS encoding heavy metal translocating P-type ATPase: MSTTATTTTGAAITEIELAIGGMTCASCANRIERRLNKIDGVTATVNYATEKARVSAPGGVDPAVLVAQVEAAGYTADLPRPPAADLEPGAVGTGTGTGAGAGAGAEPDPTRSLRHRLITSIVLAVPVIAMAMTPSLQFTNWQWYSLALASPVVTWAAWPFHRAAWTNLRHGAATMDTLISIGVSAAFGWSLYALQFGTAGTPGMTHPFELTIARGDGTGNIYLEVAAGVTTFILAGRYFEARAKRQAGAALRALLELGAKDVAVLRDGAEIRIPISQLAVGERFVVRPGERIATDGVVDEGSSAVDASMLTGESVPVEVAPGDTVTGATVNAGGRLIVRATRVGADTQLAQMAKLVEDAQTGKAAAQRLADRISGVFVPVVIALAAATLAFWLGADAGPAAAFTAAVAVLIIACPCALGLATPTALLVGTGRGAQLGILIKGPEVLESTRRVDTIVLDKTGTITTGRMSLVGIHVAAGTAGTAGTAEADETEVLRLAGALENASEHPIAAAIARGAHERVGDLPDVEQFTNLEGLGVQGIVDGHAVLVGRPALLEKWSQPLPPDLAAARTTAETAGRTAVGVAWDGKARAVLVVADVVKPTSAQAVAQLRELGLTPVLLTGDNTAVARTVATETGIDTGPDTLIAEVLPADKVDVVKRLQAQGKVVAMVGDGVNDAPALAQADLGLAMGTGTDVAIEASDLTLVRGDLRAAADAIRLSRRTLATIKGNLFWAFAYNLAALPLAAAGLLNPMIAGASMAFSSVFVVANSLRLRRFAAQVDAPPATTAPIPRHHRDDAASIPTEIAEPAGLPGQLHPSHRKDLRDPHRLP; the protein is encoded by the coding sequence ATGAGCACAACCGCGACGACGACCACCGGCGCCGCGATCACCGAGATCGAGCTTGCGATCGGCGGGATGACCTGCGCGTCCTGCGCGAACCGGATCGAACGCAGGCTGAACAAGATCGACGGCGTCACGGCCACCGTCAACTACGCCACCGAGAAGGCCCGGGTGAGCGCCCCCGGCGGCGTCGACCCGGCCGTGCTGGTCGCCCAGGTGGAGGCAGCCGGCTACACCGCCGACCTGCCCCGGCCACCGGCCGCGGACCTGGAACCGGGCGCGGTCGGAACCGGAACCGGAACCGGGGCCGGCGCCGGGGCCGGCGCCGAACCCGATCCGACCCGGTCGCTGCGCCACCGCCTGATCACCAGCATCGTGCTCGCGGTTCCGGTCATCGCGATGGCCATGACGCCCTCCCTGCAGTTCACGAACTGGCAGTGGTACTCCCTCGCCCTCGCAAGCCCCGTGGTGACCTGGGCCGCCTGGCCGTTCCACCGCGCCGCCTGGACGAACCTGCGCCACGGCGCCGCGACGATGGACACACTGATCTCGATCGGCGTCAGCGCGGCGTTCGGCTGGTCGCTGTACGCCCTGCAGTTCGGCACCGCCGGGACACCGGGGATGACACACCCCTTCGAGCTGACGATCGCCCGCGGCGACGGCACCGGCAACATCTACCTGGAAGTCGCGGCCGGCGTCACCACCTTCATCCTCGCCGGTCGGTACTTCGAGGCACGGGCGAAGCGACAGGCCGGCGCCGCGCTGCGCGCACTGCTCGAACTCGGCGCCAAGGACGTCGCCGTCCTGCGCGACGGCGCCGAGATCCGGATCCCGATCAGCCAGCTGGCCGTCGGCGAGCGGTTCGTCGTCCGGCCCGGCGAGCGGATCGCCACCGACGGCGTGGTCGACGAAGGCTCCTCGGCCGTCGACGCCTCGATGCTGACCGGCGAGTCCGTCCCCGTCGAGGTCGCCCCAGGCGACACCGTCACCGGAGCGACGGTGAACGCCGGTGGACGTCTGATCGTGCGTGCCACCCGCGTCGGCGCCGACACCCAGCTCGCCCAGATGGCGAAGCTCGTCGAGGACGCCCAGACCGGCAAGGCCGCCGCGCAGCGGCTCGCCGACCGGATCTCCGGCGTGTTCGTGCCCGTCGTCATCGCCCTCGCGGCTGCCACCCTGGCCTTCTGGCTCGGTGCGGACGCCGGCCCGGCCGCCGCGTTCACCGCCGCGGTCGCCGTACTGATCATCGCCTGCCCCTGCGCCCTCGGGCTGGCCACCCCAACCGCGCTGCTGGTCGGCACCGGCCGTGGAGCACAGCTCGGCATCCTCATCAAGGGCCCCGAAGTACTCGAATCCACCCGCCGGGTCGACACGATCGTCCTCGACAAGACCGGCACCATCACCACAGGACGCATGAGCCTGGTCGGAATCCACGTCGCCGCCGGCACCGCTGGCACCGCCGGCACCGCCGAGGCGGACGAGACCGAGGTGCTGCGGCTCGCGGGGGCGCTGGAGAACGCCTCCGAACACCCGATCGCCGCCGCCATCGCCCGCGGCGCCCACGAGCGGGTCGGCGATCTGCCCGACGTCGAACAGTTCACCAACCTGGAAGGACTCGGCGTCCAGGGCATCGTCGACGGGCACGCCGTCCTCGTCGGACGACCGGCGCTCCTGGAGAAGTGGAGCCAGCCGCTGCCGCCCGACCTCGCCGCAGCCAGAACCACCGCCGAGACCGCCGGCCGCACCGCCGTCGGCGTCGCCTGGGACGGGAAGGCCCGCGCCGTCCTCGTCGTCGCGGACGTCGTGAAACCCACCTCGGCCCAGGCCGTCGCCCAGCTCCGCGAGCTGGGGCTCACCCCCGTGCTGCTCACCGGCGACAACACGGCCGTCGCCCGCACAGTCGCCACCGAGACCGGCATCGACACCGGCCCGGACACCCTCATCGCCGAGGTTCTGCCGGCCGACAAGGTCGACGTGGTCAAACGTCTGCAGGCGCAGGGCAAGGTCGTCGCGATGGTCGGCGACGGCGTCAACGACGCCCCCGCCCTCGCCCAGGCCGACCTCGGCCTCGCCATGGGCACCGGCACCGACGTCGCCATCGAGGCCAGCGACCTGACCCTCGTCCGCGGTGACCTGCGGGCCGCCGCGGACGCGATCCGACTCTCCCGCCGCACCCTGGCCACCATCAAAGGCAACCTGTTCTGGGCCTTCGCCTACAACCTCGCGGCCCTGCCCCTCGCCGCGGCCGGCCTGCTCAACCCGATGATCGCCGGCGCCTCGATGGCGTTCAGCTCGGTGTTCGTCGTCGCGAACAGCCTGCGGCTGCGCCGGTTCGCCGCACAGGTCGACGCCCCACCCGCCACGACGGCACCCATCCCCCGACACCACCGAGACGACGCGGCGTCGATACCCACTGAGATCGCCGAACCGGCCGGACTACCCGGACAGCTCCATCCTTCCCATCGGAAAGATCTTCGAGACCCTCACCGCCTGCCGTGA